The Ananas comosus cultivar F153 linkage group 2, ASM154086v1, whole genome shotgun sequence genome contains a region encoding:
- the LOC109706895 gene encoding stress enhanced protein 2, chloroplastic, which translates to MARAAAAKVIFCEIAPERPARREAPILRVRSVGPTPDGGNKIVLQPRLCTLRSYGSGSRDGLVRAPRGDDPSPFFASLADYIESSRRSHDFEIVSGRLAMVVFAAAVSIEVVTGNTLFKKLDMQEITEAAGLCAAVVACAAAFAWFSSARNRIGQMFTLGCNTFVDSLIDNLVEALFYEGELSDWSDEM; encoded by the exons ATGGCTCGCGCCGCCGCTGCAAAGGTGATCTTTTGCGAGATCGCACCGGAGAGACCGGCGAGGAGGGAGGCGCCGATCCTGAGGGTGAGGTCGGTGGGGCCCACCCCCGACGGCGGGAACAAGATCGTGCTCCAGCCCCGGCTCTGCACGCTGCGATCGTATGGCTCCGGATCGCGCGATGGATTGGTGAGGGCCCCGAGGGGGGACGACCCCTCGCCGTTCTTCGCGTCCCTCGCCGATTACATCGAGAGCTCGCGGAGGAGCCACGACTTCGAGATCGTCTCCGGCCGCCTCGCTATG GTTGTGTTTGCGGCTGCGGTGTCCATCGAGGTGGTGACGGGCAACACCCTCTTCAAGAAGCTGGACATGCAAGAAATTACAGAGGCAGCGGGGCTGTGCGCAGCTGTtgtcgcctgcgccgccgcgtTCGCGTGGTTCTCGAGCGCACGGAACCGGATCGGCCAGATGTTCACCTTAGGATGCAACACCTTCGTCGACTCCCTCATCGACAACCTCGTCGAAGCCCTCTTCTACGAGGGCGAGCTCAGCGATTGGTCTGATGAGATGTAG
- the LOC109704631 gene encoding uncharacterized aarF domain-containing protein kinase At1g71810, chloroplastic, whose product MLLLFVPSPPLFPAKFKSETLTPWYGSLRSPRLARSFRRIPFPSPPRRRQRSPPPPISAAVSVGSGEDDAFTKYSGYLFEGGASSEAEFLEEYNLLAITAIYRRKPFLVLRRFVQIGTTFGRWFAFRYLDGVLDRSDEMFKIRAAELRMILLELGPAFVKIAQAVSSRPDVIPPAYLDELSLLQDRIAPFSTEVGFNIIEKELGLPVDMLYSEITPEPIAAASLGQVYQARLRSSGKVVAVKVQRPGVQAAISLDIYILRYVAGLVRRVANLNTDLQAVLDEWASSLFREMDYRAEARNGAKFRELYGRLKDVMVPEMYMEQTSRRVLTMEWVEGKKLSEVKDIYLVEVGVYCSLSQLLDYGFYHADPHPGNLLRTSDGKLAYLDFGMMGEFRQELRDGFIEACLHLVNRDFDALAKDFITLGLLPPTTQKDEVTKALTDVFQNAVNKGVRNISFGDLSGNLGRTMYKFKFQIPSYFSLVIRSLAVLEGIAISFDPNYKVLSSSYPWIARKVLTDSSPKLRATLQTLLYKDGVFRIDRLESLLTESLRARTEQSLVRGEVEETDSRAAIKQVMTFTLTDKGAFVREIILQEVAKGIDALGMATLDTITSTAASRLPFVISYSSSSMGHEDIANLQTLRRLLLLLSKLQKNESSTAEVRYANAEEKENSKAEEVSLVLYEMTSVQEFLPVLSVIPELPSESQQQLLLLPVDLAGRLLSRVVARTVRRIFL is encoded by the exons atgcTGCTTCTCTTCGTCCCGTCCCCTCCGCTCTTTCCCgccaaattcaaatccgaaaccctaaccccatGGTATGGCTCCCTCCGCTCCCCTCGCCTCGCACGCAGCTTTCGCCGGATCCCCTTCCCCTCTCCACCCCGGCGGCGGCAGAGGAGCCCTCCGCCGccgatctccgccgccgtcTCCGTCGGCTCCGGCGAGGACGACGCCTTCACCAAATACTCCGGCTATCTATTCGAGGGCGGTGCCTCCTCGGAGGCGGAGTTCTTGGAGGAGTACAACCTCCTGGCGATCACCGCGATCTATCGCCGGAAACCCTTCTTGGTCCTCCGCCGCTTCGTCCAAATCGGCACCACGTTTGGGCGGTGGTTCGCCTTTAGGTACCTCGATGGCGTGCTGGATCGATCGGATGAGATGTTTAAG ATTAGAGCTGCGGAGCTTCGGATGATTCTGCTAGAACTCGGTCCG GCATTCGTTAAGATTGCTCAAGCTGTCTCATCAAGGCCA GATGTGATTCCACCTGCATATCTTGACGAGCTTTCATTGTTACAAGATCGTATAGCGCCCTTTTCAACTGAGGTTGGTTTCAATATAATAGAGAAAGAGCTCGGCTTGCCAGTAGATATGCTTTATTCCGAAATCACACCAGAGCCAATTGCTGCAGCTTCCCTCGGGCAG GTTTACCAGGCCAGGCTTCGTTCTTCTGGGAAAGTTGTTGCTGTCAAAGTGCAAAGGCCTGGCGTTCAAGCAGCAATTTCATTAGATATCTATATTCTCAGATATGTTGCAGGACTTGTCAGGAGAGTTGCTAATTTGAACACAGATCTTCAG GCTGTACTTGATGAGTGGGCATCAAGCCTCTTCCGG GAGATGGATTACAGGGCTGAAGCAAGGAATGGAGCGAAGTTCAG GGAGCTTTACGGAAGATTGAAAGATGTTATGGTGCCGGAAATGTATATGGAGCAGACTAGTCGACGAGTCCTCACCATGGAATGGGTGGAG GGGAAGAAACTATCTGAAGTTAAAGATATTTATTTAGTTGAG GTAGGAGTCTATTGCTCGCTTTCTCAGCTTTTAGATTATGGGTTTTATCATGCAGACCCTCATCCTGGAAATCTCCTGCGAACATCAGATGGGAAGCTAGCTTACTTAG ATTTTGGAATGATGGGTGAATTCAGACAAGAACTTCGGGATGGATTTATTGAAGCTTGTCTTCATCTTGTTAACCGTGATTTTGATGCTCTGGCAAAGGACTTCATTACTCTTGG ACTTCTCCCTCCAACTACCCAGAAAGATGAAGTTACGAAGGCATTGACAG ATGTGTTTCAAAATGCTGTGAATAAAGGAGTTCGCAATATAAGCTTTGGAGATCTCTCTGGGAATCTTGGGCGCACCAT GTACAAATTTAAGTTTCAGATACCCTCATATTTCTCTCTCGTCATTCGGAG CCTTGCTGTTTTAGAGGGCATTGCAATCAGTTTCGATCCAAATTACAAAGTTTTGAGTAGTTCATACCCATGGATTGCAAGAAAAGTTCTCACTGACAGCTCACCCAAGCTTCGAGCTACTTTGCAGACTCTCCTTTATAag GACGGTGTTTTCCGGATTGATCGTCTAGAATCTTTATTAACAGAG TCCCTTCGTGCAAGAACTGAACAGTCCCTTGTTAGAGGCGAAGTAGAAGAAACTGATTCCAGAGCTGCAATCAAGCAAGTAATGACCTTCACATTGACTGACAAG GGTGCTTTTGTAAGGGAGATAATTCTGCAAGAGGTTGCTAAG GGAATAGATGCTCTTGGCATGGCGACTTTGGACACCATTACTTCTACCGCTGCTTCAAGATTGCCATTTGTCATTTCTTATTCATCCTCCTCAATGGGTCATGAGGATATTGCTAACTTGCAGACATTGCGCCGCCTTCTTCTGCTCCTATCCAAGCTTCAGAAGAATGAGAGTTCAACTGCA GAAGTAAGATACGCTAATGCCGAGGAGAAGGAAAACAGTAAAGCAGAGGAGGTTTCTCTTGTTCTCTATGAGATGACATCTGTTCAGGAGTTTCTGCCTGTTCTCTCTGTCATACCTGAG CTGCCATCGGAGTCCCAACAACAGTTGCTTCTTCTCCCTGTGGATTTAGCTGGCAGGCTTTTATCTCGGGTGGTTGCAAGAACAGTCAGAAGGATTTTCTTGTGa